The Catenuloplanes niger genome includes a window with the following:
- a CDS encoding MGH1-like glycoside hydrolase domain-containing protein, giving the protein MFDAMRIGTVALVAILGTAPAAPTAGTAPAVGAAPATAPETVGPAAILDRRALLGDVPEPGWYEANIPFVDLPDAEIEDTYYYRWRTFKEALKYTGPRDGWIVTEFLGPVGYSAPFGGINAAAGHHLYEGRWLRDRRYLDDYLDYWLSGSGAGPKPATEALNTDTTDWAHQYSFWAVDAAVARAEVTGDWRFLLDRLPRLTRQYETWKASHLDPSRGLYWQTPVWDAMEYTAGSYQTEDPYHGGDGFRPTLNAYQYGDARALAELSRRAGDAAAAQRFDREADALRERLTQLWDGDFYKHVQRDATTPIADRELMGYVPWYFHLPPAENAVAWAQLTDPRGFAAPFGPATAERRSPWFMHEAPDGCCRWNGPSWPFATSQTLTALANQLLDYPAQPHVDRADYQDLLRRYALTQRKAGRPYVAEAHHPDEDRWLYDGAGHSEDYNHSTFTDLVLSGLLGIRPQSGDTVRIAPLNDYRHFAVENLSYHGHDLSVRWDADGTAYGRGAGFRVFVDGRQVLHRATPGDVTVPVGAPVVPPLPEPVDDAANPRETGYPAARASHTWRGDKPVDAIDGQDFHLDVPATRWTNYGTPHPADHLEIDLGAATVVSDVRIVFYDDGGGVRTPPSFTLRYQAADGTWQDVPGQVRSPAQPVGRDVNRVRVDPPLTTDRLRVAAPGVFGVTAVQLWRVPDPSLTVTLPETLAVDAGEEVDVRARVTASASVPRARISLTAPRGWTVTGNSDRARPLRAGQTVETTWRVRVPAGADPAGLPLRVLAGTGAGVSSALTTTVYEFDPADYPVTAWDDDFGTDRLAAYRIDHPVAEPSPALAVVDGALTATASTRAFAVLAAPVTGSADGTAVVVEPRAFAGSEPEDSLFLGLSGGSGDFALAWYNHRHRSSGADVRTGGRDRPEATGGCCAAVTWRPGDRLAVLVRWGRLSTWLEHDGRWTRIHDAPAGAAVDAATLTSWSAAAGLRLDGGTIALDRLTVRHR; this is encoded by the coding sequence ATGTTCGATGCGATGCGGATCGGCACGGTGGCGCTCGTCGCGATACTCGGCACCGCACCGGCCGCGCCGACGGCCGGCACCGCACCCGCGGTTGGCGCCGCACCGGCCACCGCGCCGGAGACGGTCGGGCCGGCCGCGATCCTCGACCGCCGCGCGCTGCTCGGTGACGTGCCCGAGCCCGGGTGGTACGAGGCGAACATCCCGTTCGTGGACCTGCCGGACGCCGAGATCGAGGACACCTACTACTACCGGTGGCGCACGTTCAAGGAGGCGCTGAAGTACACCGGGCCGCGCGACGGCTGGATCGTCACGGAGTTCCTCGGCCCGGTCGGCTACTCCGCACCGTTCGGCGGCATCAACGCGGCCGCCGGGCACCACCTCTACGAGGGCCGCTGGCTGCGCGACCGCCGCTACCTCGACGACTACCTGGACTACTGGCTGTCCGGCTCCGGCGCCGGCCCGAAGCCGGCCACCGAGGCGCTCAACACGGACACCACGGACTGGGCCCACCAGTACTCGTTCTGGGCCGTGGACGCGGCGGTGGCACGGGCCGAGGTCACCGGTGACTGGCGGTTCCTGCTCGACCGGTTGCCGCGGCTGACCCGGCAGTACGAGACGTGGAAGGCGAGCCATCTCGACCCGTCGCGCGGCCTCTACTGGCAGACGCCGGTGTGGGACGCGATGGAGTACACGGCCGGCTCGTACCAGACCGAGGACCCGTACCACGGCGGCGACGGCTTCCGGCCGACGCTCAACGCCTACCAGTACGGCGACGCCCGCGCGCTCGCGGAACTGTCCCGCCGCGCCGGCGACGCCGCGGCCGCGCAGCGATTCGACCGCGAGGCCGACGCGCTCCGCGAGCGGCTCACGCAGCTCTGGGACGGCGACTTCTACAAGCACGTGCAGCGCGACGCGACCACGCCGATCGCGGACCGCGAGCTGATGGGCTACGTCCCCTGGTACTTCCACCTGCCCCCGGCGGAGAACGCGGTGGCGTGGGCGCAACTGACCGACCCGCGGGGTTTCGCCGCACCGTTCGGGCCGGCCACCGCGGAGCGCCGCAGCCCGTGGTTCATGCACGAGGCACCGGACGGCTGCTGCCGGTGGAACGGGCCGAGCTGGCCGTTCGCCACCAGCCAGACGCTGACCGCGCTCGCGAACCAGCTGCTCGACTACCCGGCACAGCCCCACGTCGACCGGGCCGACTACCAGGACCTGCTGCGCAGGTACGCGCTGACGCAGCGCAAGGCCGGCCGGCCGTACGTCGCGGAGGCGCACCACCCGGACGAGGACCGGTGGCTCTACGACGGCGCCGGGCACAGCGAGGACTACAACCACTCCACCTTCACCGACCTGGTGCTGTCCGGCCTGCTCGGCATCCGGCCGCAGTCCGGCGACACGGTCCGGATCGCGCCGCTCAACGACTACCGTCACTTCGCGGTGGAGAACCTGAGCTACCACGGCCACGACCTGTCCGTGCGCTGGGACGCGGACGGCACCGCGTACGGCCGGGGCGCGGGGTTCCGGGTCTTCGTCGACGGCCGCCAGGTGCTGCACCGCGCCACGCCCGGCGACGTCACCGTCCCGGTCGGCGCGCCGGTGGTGCCGCCGCTGCCGGAGCCGGTGGACGACGCCGCGAACCCGCGGGAGACCGGTTATCCGGCCGCGCGCGCCTCGCACACCTGGCGGGGGGACAAGCCGGTGGACGCGATCGACGGCCAGGACTTCCACCTCGACGTGCCGGCCACCCGCTGGACCAACTACGGCACCCCGCACCCGGCCGACCATTTGGAGATCGATCTCGGCGCCGCGACCGTGGTGTCGGACGTGCGGATCGTGTTCTACGACGACGGCGGGGGCGTGCGCACTCCCCCGTCGTTCACGCTGCGGTACCAGGCTGCGGACGGCACCTGGCAGGACGTGCCCGGGCAGGTCAGGTCCCCGGCGCAGCCGGTGGGCCGGGACGTGAACCGGGTGCGCGTCGATCCGCCGCTGACCACCGACCGGCTGCGCGTCGCCGCGCCCGGCGTCTTCGGCGTCACCGCGGTCCAGCTCTGGCGCGTACCCGACCCGAGCCTGACGGTCACGCTCCCGGAGACGCTCGCCGTGGACGCCGGCGAGGAGGTCGACGTGCGCGCCCGGGTCACCGCGTCCGCGTCCGTCCCGCGGGCACGGATCAGCCTGACGGCACCGCGCGGCTGGACCGTCACCGGGAACAGCGATCGCGCACGCCCGCTGCGGGCCGGGCAGACAGTCGAGACCACCTGGCGGGTACGGGTGCCGGCCGGCGCGGACCCGGCCGGGCTGCCGCTGCGCGTGCTGGCCGGCACCGGCGCCGGGGTCAGCTCCGCGCTCACCACCACGGTGTACGAGTTCGACCCGGCCGACTACCCGGTCACCGCGTGGGACGACGACTTCGGCACCGACCGGCTGGCCGCCTACCGGATCGACCATCCGGTCGCGGAGCCCTCCCCCGCGCTCGCGGTCGTGGACGGCGCGCTGACCGCGACCGCGAGCACGCGCGCGTTCGCGGTGCTCGCCGCGCCGGTCACCGGCTCGGCCGACGGCACCGCGGTCGTCGTGGAGCCGCGCGCGTTCGCCGGCTCCGAGCCGGAGGACAGCCTCTTCCTGGGCCTGTCCGGCGGGTCCGGTGACTTCGCGCTGGCCTGGTACAACCACCGGCACCGCAGCTCCGGCGCGGACGTGCGGACCGGCGGGCGCGACCGGCCGGAGGCGACCGGCGGTTGCTGCGCGGCCGTGACCTGGCGGCCCGGCGACCGCCTCGCGGTCCTGGTCCGCTGGGGGCGGCTGAGCACCTGGCTGGAGCACGACGGGCGCTGGACCCGGATCCACGACGCACCGGCCGGCGCCGCGGTCGACGCGGCCACGCTGACCTCCTGGTCGGCCGCGGCCGGGCTGCGGCTGGACGGCGGCACGATCGCGCTGGACCGGCTCACCGTCCGACACCGCTGA
- a CDS encoding MetQ/NlpA family ABC transporter substrate-binding protein — MRRTLVALTAAASLLIGVAACGNDSGSESGSDTLTIGVSPVPHGEILKYVSDELAAAEGLKIEIVEFNDYVQPNTALQDEQLDANYFQHVPYLEEEVASKGYRFTPLTPVHIEPLGVYSKTVKALTEVPDGAVVAIPNDPSNSGRALNLLATNGLITLKDGVGVKATEADITGNPKNLRFEALEAAQLPRSLEDTAISVINGNYALETGLSPATDALALETGENNPYANLVVVRTGDETDERIVKLEKLLHSPQVKDFITQKYKGAVVAAF, encoded by the coding sequence ATGCGTCGGACCCTGGTCGCGCTCACCGCGGCCGCCTCGCTCCTGATCGGCGTGGCCGCCTGCGGCAACGACTCCGGCTCGGAGAGCGGCAGCGACACGCTCACGATCGGCGTCAGCCCCGTCCCGCACGGCGAGATCCTCAAGTACGTCAGCGACGAGCTGGCCGCGGCCGAGGGCCTGAAGATCGAGATCGTCGAGTTCAACGACTACGTCCAGCCGAACACCGCGCTCCAGGACGAGCAGCTGGACGCGAACTACTTCCAGCACGTCCCGTACCTGGAGGAGGAGGTCGCGTCCAAGGGCTACCGGTTCACGCCGCTCACGCCGGTGCACATCGAGCCGCTCGGCGTCTACTCCAAGACGGTCAAGGCGCTCACCGAGGTCCCGGACGGCGCCGTGGTCGCGATCCCGAACGACCCGTCCAACTCCGGCCGCGCGCTCAACCTGCTCGCCACCAACGGCCTGATCACGCTCAAGGACGGCGTGGGCGTCAAGGCCACCGAGGCGGACATCACCGGCAACCCGAAGAACCTCAGGTTCGAGGCGCTGGAGGCCGCCCAGCTGCCGCGCAGCCTCGAGGACACCGCGATCTCCGTGATCAACGGCAACTACGCGCTCGAGACCGGCCTGTCCCCGGCCACCGACGCGCTCGCGCTGGAGACCGGCGAGAACAACCCGTACGCCAACCTGGTCGTGGTCCGCACCGGCGACGAGACCGACGAGCGCATCGTCAAGCTGGAGAAGCTCCTGCACTCCCCGCAGGTCAAGGACTTCATCACGCAGAAGTACAAGGGCGCGGTCGTGGCCGCGTTCTGA
- a CDS encoding TetR/AcrR family transcriptional regulator, translating into MNQTRARLLRAAAELVVETGWGGVSTRLVAQRAGVPGGAVHYHFTSVDALLRESVAPALAALTAGLRAGLAASPGPRDGVRLMIRAVTDGPADGPGAILIGEVFLRSTRDPVLRADVAAVLAALRADLAGWLAGHGLGDRAAPVATVLTATLDALGLHRALDPALDLTGVEDTLLELIR; encoded by the coding sequence GTGAACCAGACCCGCGCCCGGCTGTTGCGCGCCGCCGCCGAGCTGGTCGTCGAAACCGGCTGGGGCGGGGTCAGCACCCGCCTGGTCGCGCAGCGGGCCGGCGTGCCCGGCGGGGCCGTGCACTACCACTTCACCTCCGTCGACGCGCTGCTGCGCGAGTCGGTCGCACCCGCGCTGGCCGCGCTCACCGCCGGTCTCCGCGCCGGCCTGGCCGCCTCGCCCGGCCCCCGCGACGGCGTACGCCTGATGATCCGCGCGGTCACCGACGGGCCGGCCGACGGTCCCGGCGCGATCCTGATCGGCGAGGTCTTCCTGCGCTCCACCCGCGACCCGGTGCTGCGCGCGGACGTCGCGGCCGTGCTCGCCGCGCTCCGCGCCGACCTGGCCGGCTGGCTCGCCGGCCACGGCCTCGGCGATCGCGCGGCCCCGGTCGCGACCGTGCTCACCGCCACACTCGACGCGCTCGGCCTGCATCGCGCGCTCGACCCCGCGCTCGACCTGACCGGCGTCGAGGACACGCTGCTGGAGCTGATCCGGTGA
- a CDS encoding pyridoxal-phosphate dependent enzyme has product MIEPLDLGTFPTPLEDAPRLAASLGLARLWIKRDDLIGAGGGGNKARKLRVTAAEALAAGARTLVTTGAPQSNHARATAAVAARLGLGCVLVLAGAGPAVERGNLLLDRLAGAEIVWAGDRPPGDVAAIEAATRPGAHLIPFGGSSPTSVHAYAECARELTARADFDRVVVAVGSGATMAGLVLGLGAGRVAGVDTGALPDPGAAVRALLPTDPGELRIDRERIGAGYATVTDEVRAALRLAARTEGLFLDPIYTGRAMAGLAATAGAGDRVVFLHTGGLPGLFGVDQPVR; this is encoded by the coding sequence ATGATCGAGCCGCTGGATCTCGGTACGTTCCCGACGCCGCTGGAGGACGCGCCGCGCCTGGCGGCATCGCTCGGGCTGGCACGGCTGTGGATCAAACGCGACGACCTGATCGGGGCCGGTGGCGGCGGCAACAAGGCCCGCAAGCTGCGCGTCACCGCGGCGGAGGCGCTGGCGGCGGGCGCCCGCACGCTCGTGACGACCGGGGCGCCACAGTCCAACCACGCGCGCGCGACCGCCGCCGTGGCGGCCCGCCTCGGGCTGGGCTGCGTACTGGTGCTGGCCGGTGCCGGGCCGGCCGTCGAGCGCGGCAACCTGCTGCTGGACCGGCTCGCCGGCGCGGAGATCGTGTGGGCCGGTGACCGGCCGCCCGGCGACGTCGCCGCGATCGAGGCCGCGACCCGGCCGGGCGCGCACCTGATCCCGTTCGGCGGCTCGTCACCCACGTCCGTGCACGCCTACGCCGAATGCGCCCGGGAACTGACCGCACGGGCGGACTTCGACCGGGTGGTGGTCGCGGTCGGCTCCGGCGCCACCATGGCCGGGCTGGTGCTCGGCCTCGGTGCGGGCCGGGTCGCCGGCGTCGACACCGGCGCGCTGCCCGACCCGGGCGCCGCCGTCCGGGCACTGCTGCCCACCGATCCGGGCGAGCTGCGCATCGACCGGGAGCGGATCGGCGCCGGATACGCCACGGTGACCGACGAGGTGCGGGCCGCGCTGCGGCTGGCCGCCCGCACGGAGGGACTGTTCCTCGACCCGATCTACACCGGCCGGGCGATGGCCGGCCTCGCCGCCACGGCCGGCGCCGGCGACCGCGTCGTCTTCCTGCACACCGGCGGCCTCCCCGGCCTCTTCGGCGTGGACCAGCCCGTCCGCTGA
- a CDS encoding serine hydrolase domain-containing protein has translation MPQHVSRRTLLRATAAGGLVTAVPARVPVPSAVRELEDRIRAGMERYGVAGVGVGLWYRGREYVRGFGVTRTDAPTAVDGDTVFRVASTTKTFTGAAVMRLVEQGRIDLDRTVRSYLPGFRTADAAASARVTVRQALNHTGGWLGDFFLDTGDDAGALARYVAAMDRLPQLNPPGRVFAYNNAALSLAGRLIEVVTHRPYEEEVRRGLLHPLGLTRSAFSVDDLPGASVAQPHVVDPATGTLVVSPESWWLPRSLHAAGGLISSARDQIRWARFHLGGGGRVLSGRAIRAMRSRPGPGGTLFVELDGAGVTWMLRPTAEGPTVVQHGGDWSGQHSGFLMVPARDVALTVLTNSDAGPALLDDLFVGDWALRRLAGVSNIPAPPLTLTDAELAPYLGRYSGQQIDVDGTVYTQEFEFVADRGRLVLMAGGAAVDGFAFYRKDYVVDLPLRGGTEEGIRANFVRGPDGSVRWFRIGGRLYRRGGTAAATARVRPFNPRPALS, from the coding sequence ATGCCACAGCACGTGTCCCGGCGCACCCTTCTCCGCGCCACCGCGGCCGGCGGTCTGGTCACCGCCGTTCCCGCGCGCGTCCCGGTGCCGTCCGCCGTCCGGGAGCTGGAGGACCGGATCCGGGCCGGGATGGAGCGGTACGGTGTCGCCGGCGTCGGGGTCGGGCTGTGGTACCGCGGCCGGGAGTACGTCCGGGGTTTCGGCGTCACCCGCACCGACGCGCCCACGGCCGTGGACGGTGACACCGTCTTCCGCGTCGCCTCGACCACCAAGACGTTCACCGGCGCGGCCGTCATGCGGCTGGTCGAGCAGGGCCGGATCGACCTCGACCGTACGGTCCGCTCCTACCTCCCCGGGTTCCGCACCGCGGACGCCGCGGCCTCGGCGCGGGTCACGGTCCGGCAGGCGCTCAACCACACCGGCGGCTGGCTCGGCGACTTCTTCCTGGACACCGGCGACGACGCCGGCGCGCTGGCCCGTTACGTCGCCGCGATGGACCGCCTGCCGCAGCTCAACCCGCCCGGCCGGGTGTTCGCGTACAACAACGCGGCGCTGTCCCTGGCCGGACGACTGATCGAGGTGGTGACGCACCGGCCGTACGAGGAGGAGGTGCGCCGCGGCCTGCTGCACCCGCTCGGCCTGACCCGGTCGGCGTTCTCCGTGGACGACCTTCCCGGCGCCTCGGTCGCGCAGCCGCACGTCGTCGACCCGGCCACCGGCACGCTCGTGGTGTCGCCGGAGTCGTGGTGGCTCCCGCGGTCGCTGCACGCGGCCGGTGGGCTGATCTCCAGCGCGCGCGACCAGATCCGCTGGGCCCGGTTCCACCTGGGTGGCGGCGGCCGGGTGCTGAGCGGTCGCGCGATCCGCGCGATGCGGTCCCGGCCCGGCCCCGGCGGCACGCTCTTCGTCGAGCTGGACGGCGCCGGCGTCACCTGGATGCTGCGGCCGACGGCCGAGGGCCCCACGGTGGTGCAGCACGGCGGTGACTGGTCCGGGCAGCACAGCGGCTTCCTGATGGTGCCGGCCCGCGACGTCGCCCTCACCGTGCTCACCAACTCCGACGCCGGTCCGGCGCTGCTCGACGACTTGTTCGTCGGCGACTGGGCGCTGCGCCGTCTCGCCGGCGTCAGCAACATCCCGGCGCCGCCGCTCACGCTCACCGACGCCGAACTCGCGCCGTACCTGGGCCGCTACTCCGGCCAGCAGATCGACGTCGACGGCACCGTCTACACACAGGAGTTCGAGTTCGTCGCCGACCGGGGCCGGCTGGTGCTGATGGCCGGCGGCGCGGCGGTCGACGGTTTCGCGTTCTACCGCAAGGACTACGTCGTCGACCTGCCGTTGCGCGGCGGCACCGAGGAGGGCATCCGGGCGAACTTCGTCCGTGGCCCCGACGGTTCCGTCCGGTGGTTCCGCATCGGCGGCCGCCTCTACCGCCGCGGCGGGACCGCGGCGGCCACCGCCCGCGTCCGCCCCTTCAACCCGCGGCCCGCACTGTCCTGA
- a CDS encoding methionine ABC transporter permease — protein sequence MTWEDIWPLLGEGLWETAYMVGVSTAITALGGLLIGVLLVLTERGGLLSAPPVNLVLGLIVNVGRSLPFIILLVAVIPFTRAVVGTTIGTDAAIVPLTIGAIPFFARIVETAIREVPRDLVNAAIAAGASRWQVVHKVLLREARPGLAAGLTITIIALVGYSAMAGTVGGGGLGDLAIRYGYQRFETEMMIATVVVLVLFVQAVQSLGDLLVRRLSHR from the coding sequence GTGACCTGGGAGGACATCTGGCCGCTGCTCGGTGAGGGGCTGTGGGAGACCGCCTACATGGTGGGTGTCTCCACGGCGATCACCGCGCTCGGCGGGCTGCTGATCGGTGTGCTGCTGGTGCTGACCGAGCGCGGCGGGCTGCTGTCCGCGCCGCCGGTCAACCTGGTGCTCGGCCTGATCGTCAACGTCGGCCGGTCGCTGCCGTTCATCATCCTGCTGGTCGCGGTCATCCCGTTCACCCGCGCGGTGGTCGGCACCACGATCGGCACGGACGCCGCGATCGTGCCGCTGACCATCGGCGCGATCCCGTTCTTCGCCCGGATCGTGGAGACCGCGATCCGCGAGGTGCCGCGCGATCTCGTCAACGCCGCGATCGCGGCCGGCGCGTCCCGGTGGCAGGTCGTCCACAAGGTCCTGCTGCGCGAGGCGCGGCCCGGCCTGGCGGCCGGACTGACCATCACGATCATCGCGCTGGTCGGTTACTCCGCCATGGCCGGGACCGTGGGCGGCGGCGGACTCGGAGACCTGGCCATCCGGTACGGATACCAGCGCTTCGAGACCGAGATGATGATCGCGACCGTGGTGGTGCTGGTGCTGTTCGTCCAGGCCGTGCAGAGCCTCGGCGACCTGCTGGTGCGCCGCCTCTCCCACCGGTAG
- a CDS encoding methionine ABC transporter ATP-binding protein gives MISIRDLHKVYRGRGRAVTALDGVSLDVAEGEIYGVLGRSGAGKSTLLRSVNLLERPDSGTVTVGGVELTALPERRLRRERQRIGMIHQHFALLSSRTVAGNVAFPLEVTGVPRAARAARVAELLELVGLEGRAGAYPAQLSGGQKQRVGIARALAGDPKVLLSDEATSALDPETTHSILGLLADLNKRLGLTILLITHEMDVVKRICHSAAIMRDGRFTESGRIAEVLARPGSELAAELLRLGPVPDLPGQTVVDVTVSGDHADRPLIAELARRFEVDVRILGGTVEDLAATRAGRLRLALPGSADDNRAALTWLRETGVPTEVAGADKTGVVA, from the coding sequence GTGATCAGCATCAGGGACCTGCACAAGGTCTACCGCGGGCGCGGCCGGGCCGTGACCGCGCTCGACGGCGTCTCGCTGGACGTCGCCGAGGGCGAGATCTACGGCGTGCTCGGGCGCAGCGGGGCCGGAAAGAGCACGCTGCTGCGCAGCGTGAACCTGCTGGAGCGCCCCGACTCCGGCACCGTCACCGTTGGCGGGGTCGAGCTGACCGCGCTGCCGGAGCGGCGGTTGCGCCGGGAACGGCAGCGCATCGGCATGATCCACCAGCACTTCGCGCTGCTCAGCTCGCGGACCGTGGCCGGGAACGTGGCGTTCCCGCTCGAGGTGACCGGCGTGCCGCGGGCGGCCCGGGCCGCACGGGTGGCGGAACTGCTGGAGCTCGTCGGGCTGGAGGGTCGCGCGGGCGCGTATCCGGCGCAGCTGTCCGGCGGGCAGAAGCAGCGGGTCGGCATCGCGCGGGCGCTGGCCGGCGACCCCAAGGTGCTGCTTTCCGACGAGGCCACCTCGGCGCTCGACCCGGAGACCACGCACTCGATCCTGGGGCTGCTGGCCGACCTGAACAAGCGGCTCGGCCTGACCATCCTGCTGATCACGCACGAGATGGACGTGGTGAAGCGGATCTGCCACTCCGCCGCGATCATGCGTGACGGACGGTTCACCGAGTCCGGGCGGATCGCGGAGGTCCTGGCCCGGCCCGGCTCGGAGCTCGCGGCGGAACTGCTGCGCCTCGGACCGGTGCCGGACCTGCCGGGACAGACCGTGGTCGACGTGACGGTCAGCGGCGACCACGCGGACCGGCCGCTGATCGCGGAACTGGCCCGGCGCTTCGAGGTGGACGTGCGCATCCTCGGCGGCACGGTCGAGGACCTGGCCGCGACCCGCGCGGGGCGGCTGCGCCTGGCGCTGCCCGGCTCCGCCGACGACAACCGCGCCGCTCTGACCTGGCTGCGCGAGACCGGCGTCCCGACCGAGGTGGCCGGCGCTGACAAGACGGGAGTCGTGGCGTGA
- a CDS encoding CBS domain-containing protein, with protein sequence MRNWQVGDVMTKDVATVTADTPYRSIVDVLMRRRVSAVPVVDELGRVVGVVSETDLLHKIEFAGTDQAPRLFESRRNRRARVKADAVVAADLMSTPASTALATTSITAAARRMDAGRVKRLPVVDELGRIIGIVTRSDLLKTHLRPDEAIRVDIESGILHRVLLLEPGTITVTVTAGTVTLAGTVDRRSSAELAVRLTRQVPGVVEVADAVTFEFDDTAILYPAF encoded by the coding sequence ATGAGGAACTGGCAGGTCGGGGACGTCATGACCAAGGATGTCGCGACGGTCACCGCGGACACGCCGTACCGGTCGATCGTGGATGTCCTGATGCGGCGCCGGGTGAGCGCGGTGCCGGTCGTGGACGAGCTGGGCCGCGTGGTCGGTGTGGTGTCCGAGACGGATCTGCTTCACAAGATCGAATTCGCCGGCACGGATCAGGCGCCGCGGCTGTTCGAGAGCCGCCGCAACCGCCGGGCCCGCGTCAAGGCCGACGCCGTGGTCGCCGCGGACCTGATGTCGACGCCGGCGAGCACCGCGCTGGCCACCACGTCGATCACCGCCGCCGCCCGCCGGATGGACGCCGGCCGGGTCAAGCGCCTTCCGGTCGTCGACGAGCTGGGCCGCATCATCGGCATCGTCACCCGCTCCGACCTGCTGAAGACCCACCTGCGCCCGGACGAGGCGATCCGCGTCGACATCGAGAGCGGCATCCTGCACCGGGTCCTGCTGCTCGAGCCCGGCACGATCACGGTGACGGTCACCGCGGGCACGGTCACGCTGGCCGGCACGGTCGACCGCCGCTCGTCCGCGGAGCTGGCGGTGCGGCTGACCCGCCAGGTGCCGGGCGTCGTCGAGGTCGCCGACGCCGTCACGTTCGAATTCGACGACACCGCGATCCTGTACCCCGCGTTCTGA
- a CDS encoding FAD-dependent oxidoreductase, with amino-acid sequence MRRATICGAGIAGLTLAWWLTRDGWTVTLVERAPGPRGEGYLMDFFGSGYDVAERMGLLPTLTDRASPVDELVHLSPSGRRTGGLRYAAMTGVLGGRVLSLLRGDLESALRTVQKTPPRYGVSVAAAVPRGDRVDVELTDGTRHTADLLVGADGIHSRIRELVFGPEARFLRPLGFRTASYLFDDPDLAAWLGTRFAVIAAPGRQAGVYPTGRGGLAASLIHRTPPAARRIGSSGTGPPLAALFAGLGDTAARVLARCPAGPGLYDDCVAQVEMTSWTRGPVTLVGDAGYAVSLMAGQGASLAMGGAWLLAHHLAARPGDVPAALSAYQAEMLPFTRRKQLSGRRAAAWMVPSTRRRLRLRDRLMSIGDLPGGVALLRPLMATTAAGLPALTAVPRTGNIHGHE; translated from the coding sequence GTGAGGCGCGCGACGATCTGCGGCGCCGGCATCGCCGGGCTGACGCTGGCCTGGTGGCTGACGCGCGACGGCTGGACGGTCACGCTCGTCGAACGCGCGCCCGGTCCGCGCGGCGAGGGCTACCTGATGGACTTCTTCGGCTCCGGATACGACGTGGCCGAACGGATGGGCCTGCTCCCCACGTTGACGGATCGTGCGAGCCCGGTCGACGAACTGGTCCACCTCTCCCCGTCCGGCCGCCGCACCGGCGGTCTCCGCTACGCCGCGATGACCGGCGTCCTCGGCGGCCGCGTGCTCAGCCTGCTCCGCGGCGACCTGGAGTCCGCGCTCCGCACCGTCCAGAAAACCCCGCCACGGTACGGCGTGAGCGTCGCCGCCGCGGTCCCGCGCGGTGACCGGGTGGACGTGGAGCTGACCGACGGCACCCGGCACACCGCGGACCTGCTCGTCGGCGCGGACGGCATCCACTCCCGCATCCGTGAGCTGGTCTTCGGCCCGGAGGCACGGTTCCTGCGCCCGCTCGGCTTCCGCACCGCGTCGTACCTGTTCGACGACCCGGACCTGGCCGCCTGGCTGGGCACCCGGTTCGCCGTGATCGCCGCCCCCGGGCGACAGGCCGGCGTCTACCCCACCGGTCGCGGCGGCCTGGCCGCGAGCCTGATCCACCGCACGCCGCCGGCCGCCCGCCGGATCGGCTCGTCCGGTACCGGTCCGCCGCTCGCCGCGTTGTTCGCCGGTCTCGGTGACACCGCCGCCCGCGTGCTGGCGCGCTGCCCGGCCGGACCCGGGCTGTACGACGACTGCGTCGCGCAGGTCGAGATGACCTCCTGGACCCGCGGCCCGGTCACGCTCGTCGGCGACGCCGGGTACGCGGTCTCCCTGATGGCCGGTCAGGGCGCCTCGCTGGCCATGGGCGGGGCCTGGCTGCTCGCGCACCACCTGGCCGCCCGCCCCGGCGACGTCCCCGCCGCGCTGTCGGCCTACCAGGCCGAGATGCTGCCGTTCACCCGCCGTAAACAGCTCAGCGGCCGCCGCGCCGCCGCCTGGATGGTCCCGTCCACCCGCCGGCGCCTGCGCCTGCGCGACCGGCTGATGTCCATCGGCGACCTTCCCGGCGGCGTCGCGCTGCTCCGGCCCCTGATGGCCACCACCGCCGCCGGCCTTCCCGCGCTCACCGCTGTGCCGCGAACAGGGAACATCCACGGCCACGAATAA